The following coding sequences lie in one Pontibacter sp. G13 genomic window:
- a CDS encoding aspartate aminotransferase family protein gives MAVNQGEDIRALQSGQPQNERVQALLNRDAQVFYHQSLSTPVFNTVTGVDGAYLIDGHGRRLLDLHGNGVHTVGYHHPRVLSAMKAQLESGLSFAPRRFTNDPAVQLAEKMVDITPDGLERVLFCPGGSEAIEMAVMLAKHVSGRWKTISYAGTFHGAGFQAISIGADPHFQEGLGPMMPGALHLELPDYYRNPWGFEDQDQIDEAYLQQARAQIAANPDVAAWITEPIFYNSTVPTKTYWQRVQQICQDHGIKLIFDEIYTAFGRTGKMFACEHFVTPDMLVVGKGFGGGVVPFAGIIGRQELNVLQHRSIGHFTHEKSPICSAVAKAVIHTVEEEKLVEHAARLGTYFREELLALQEEFSLIGQVTGLGLNLALDLVKDRKTKERATEAAHHVMNSCLQRGVSFKLIQGNILNLKPALIITRDEIDQIVDAIRAGLASWR, from the coding sequence ATGGCAGTCAATCAAGGAGAAGATATACGGGCGCTCCAATCTGGACAGCCTCAAAATGAGCGAGTTCAAGCTTTGTTGAACCGAGATGCTCAAGTTTTTTATCATCAGTCGCTATCCACACCGGTATTCAATACTGTAACTGGTGTAGACGGAGCCTATCTGATCGATGGGCATGGGCGCAGGTTATTGGATTTGCATGGCAATGGCGTCCATACGGTTGGATATCACCACCCGCGGGTGCTCTCTGCGATGAAGGCTCAACTGGAATCTGGGCTATCTTTTGCGCCTCGAAGATTCACGAATGATCCTGCGGTCCAATTGGCGGAAAAGATGGTGGACATCACGCCGGATGGCCTGGAGCGGGTGCTTTTCTGTCCGGGCGGGTCGGAAGCGATCGAGATGGCTGTGATGCTAGCCAAGCATGTATCGGGGCGATGGAAGACGATTTCCTATGCGGGAACCTTTCATGGGGCTGGATTTCAGGCGATTTCTATCGGAGCAGACCCACATTTTCAGGAAGGACTGGGGCCGATGATGCCGGGTGCCTTGCATCTGGAATTGCCGGATTACTACCGCAATCCTTGGGGATTCGAGGATCAGGATCAAATAGATGAAGCCTATCTTCAGCAGGCGCGAGCACAGATTGCCGCGAACCCAGATGTCGCTGCATGGATTACCGAGCCGATTTTCTACAACTCCACCGTGCCGACGAAAACCTATTGGCAACGCGTCCAGCAAATCTGCCAAGATCATGGCATCAAGCTGATTTTCGATGAAATCTACACGGCTTTTGGGCGAACCGGAAAGATGTTTGCCTGCGAACATTTTGTGACGCCTGACATGCTAGTGGTCGGGAAAGGCTTCGGTGGGGGAGTGGTGCCGTTTGCGGGAATCATCGGACGCCAAGAATTGAATGTGCTGCAACATCGGTCGATCGGACATTTTACCCATGAAAAGAGCCCGATTTGTAGCGCTGTCGCTAAGGCCGTGATACATACAGTGGAGGAGGAAAAACTCGTGGAGCACGCAGCCCGATTGGGTACCTATTTTCGGGAGGAATTGCTGGCCCTTCAGGAGGAATTTTCCCTCATCGGACAAGTCACGGGATTGGGCTTGAATCTGGCTTTGGATCTCGTCAAGGACCGAAAGACCAAGGAACGGGCCACCGAAGCTGCACATCACGTCATGAATTCCTGTCTTCAGCGAGGCGTATCCTTCAAGCTGATTCAGGGGAATATCCTGAACCTCAAACCCGCCTTGATCATCACCCGGGATGAAATTGATCAGATCGTGGACGCGATTCGGGCAGGGCTTGCCAGCTGGAGATAG